TATAGATATCTAAAATGTGTCTTCTTTAAGTAAGGtgacgaagtatttgtacttccgTACTTGACACCTCTGCAGGTTGGAGATCCCAGAGATACAGTATGTTAGAGCCAGAGATACAGTATGTTAGAGCCCAGAGATACAGTATGTTAGAGCCCAGAGATACAGTATGTTAGAGCCCAGAGATACCGTATGTTAGATCCCAGGATACAGTATGTTAGAGCAGAGAACAGATGTTAGAGCCCAGAGATACAGTATGTTAGAGCCCAGAGATCAGTATGTAGAGCCAGAGATACCGATGTTAGATCCAGATGAGATTACAGTATGTTAGAGCCCAGAGATACAGTATGTTAGAGCCCAGAGATACAGTATGTTAGAGCCCAGAGATACAGTATGTTAGAGCCCAGAGATACAGTATGTTAGAGCCCAGAGATACAGTATGTTAGAGCCCAGAGATACAGTATGTTAGATCCAGAGATACAGTATGTTAGATCCCAGAGATACAGTATGTTAGATCCCAGAGATACAGTATGTTAGATGGCTATcggagcaaaacaaaacaaagaaaatacaaacacgTGCTCCAGAATTATGCTGTTTTCTAGAAGACTTGCACtgattgaaaaaagaaaatctgccCTTCACCTTTTTAACGGCCATTTGTATTCATAGTCAGACCGAGGTTGTGATGAATCATTATAGGATGCTCACGACAAATTGCTGTACCGTGATATTATCGGTATCACGATGCATGTATTGTATGCTGAGTGCTTACTTTCCATAAAACCCTCTTTCAAGGTAATACTGTGCAAATCAAACAAAGttagaaaaatgtaatttctaagCAAGAAGGGTTTTACTGACAACTACATTACTGCCACTTActtacttttatttgttttaatcgATACTCTttatttacactctgttgttatttcacactacacacaggcctgaattgcacacacatgcactaatggagagctgtcagagtgagtgggctgcctgTCCCTGAGCAGTTgaatgccttgctcaagagcaccttggcattCATCTTTCCAGCCACCGTAGTTTGGTCCGCAcgggggacttgaacctgcgaccCTCCGTTTCCCAACTCAAGttcctactgactgagctactggaattaaaagtaaagaaataaagacgacagacaaaaacaaaacccatgTAGGACTAAAACAAACTCGTCAGGATACATTTGCTTTTAAAGGATGAACAACTTGAAgaaaaaacgtttaaaacatcaatatcggggatcaataaagtatttctggtAAGCAAGCATCAGATCCGTGTTCTGCCCTCTGCTGGTCACGGTGCACTACAGTACCTGGAGTCAAGTTAGACACCGCTACAAAGTGATACTTCCGGtgaacactttcaaaataaaaaaaagaaacaagagtgCTGTAGCTACGCACTGTGGCCACAGGAGGGCAGTGTCTAGATGTGATTTGATAACACCAGGTTACAAATGTTGTCTTTAACCCAGTCCAAGCACTAAAGCAGACACAATAGCATATTAAGACTTTTGTTTGTTGGATATGATATAAAAATCCCACACCATAAAAGGGAAACCTACAACAAACCATGAGTTTGTTTACCCTCTACAATAAGTAAGTACAATATTACTCAGACTCACTCAAATTTATGGACTCTTCCAAAAACTACAAGTTCAATCAACATACGTGAACATGTGCAAGTTGGGTGAAACAGTTTAATTTCTTAGAACTAATCAGGGAGCTAATTTTATCCCTGATCCTGGACCTTTATACTATTCGATGGATGTAGTTCCATCATCTACTCCATGAAAACGGCCAAGGCGCATCAAGCCAGAAACAATGACATAGTGAAACATCCGgtaaacacttttcaaaataaaacttacaGTAggcgtaaaaaaaaacaacgagcTGTGTTCGCGATTAATGATTTTCACAGATGAGGTTGTCGTTAGGTATATAATTCACCAGATTGCAGTGCGCGTGTCTACATAAAGATAATCTGCGTGAGTCAAATTTAGTGACAACATGGGAGGTAACAAACTGAGGCTGATCTAGGGCTACCTAAAGGAAACGAACCCATCATGGCGGCTGCCACAAGGCTCATATCAAGGTTGACACTGGTCACTGGTACGTTTATATTTTACCATGCATCATCATTCGGTGTCAGTGTGTATAGCACATGGAAAGAAACTAAAAGGGAAAAGCGTTCCGGATGTTTCTTTTTGAGGAATATTTAGTCTTGCACGTTTGTCGTCGATCAGTCATCTTTCCCGTTTAAACCAACTACAACTCGCTAAAGTACAACTGGTTTGTAAAGGTTAACTCTTTAGTAGCCTTAAAGATTGAGAAAGCAACGTTTGTTTCTACTGACTCACAACTAGAGAGCGAACATTTGGGTTTAAAGTTCAATCCTAGCAATGAGCCATGACTTTATATCAAAGTAGTGCCCCCTATGGATCAGGTCTGATTAGTGTCATTTAAAAGTAGCGGAAGTAAAACTTCTGATGTCACTGTGACTCTAAATTATACATAATATTAATTACAgcttatatataaatatctggAAAATGTGAGTCTAAATCTGAAATTGTCTTATTTTTGTCCGACTAGCAGCAGTCCAACACCCAAAGAGATTCACTCCTATAATAATCTATAACACAGTTACTGGTACTGTTTAATAAAAGACTAAATAGTCAAATGacaacattcattttttaatttacttcCTCTCTAATGCAAGCAGACAGCTTGATGCTTtttgggattaaaaaaaagttgcattgaTTTGAGTTTTGCTCTTTGGAAGTTGAGTTTGCATGGAGGCAGAATGACAGAGATACAGCACAAAGACACATAATGGATCAGGATGGTTAAAACAATACATGTAAAGACATGGTGACCTTGATTGACCTTCTTCCTAACAAATCTATGCAGGAGGGGGCAGTGGGATTGGACGGGCGGTGTGTCAGCGCCTGGCCTCTGAGGGTGCCTCCGTGGTGGTCGCTGACATCAGCGAGGAGTCGGCCAACGACACCCTGGGGAGCCTGCCGAGGGACCTCAGAGGACAGGCTCACAGGGCGGCCGTGGTGGATGTGTCCTCAAAAGAGAGCGTGAAGAAGCTGATCACAAGTATACAGGTGTGTGGGACGGAGACCATTCAATTCATAAGACGCTGTACCTGTGGAGACAGAGCCTTCGGTGTTGTCCCTCTGGAAACACCGTCCCTGCAGATATTTGAAATGCTACATCcctggacatttaaaaaaaaaaaaaaaacaactcctgAGACACCGCCTGTTTACCACAGCCTACAACCTCCCTTAGTGTAGCCACTGTAATTctgtgaagtgtccttgggtttcatgaaaatTATTATAAGCCCTATTCACATAGGACAGGTATTACCAGAGGACCTTTTGATATTTAgaaatgacccccccccccaattcatTCACAAGGGACAAGTGAAGTCTGAACTTTTATCTGATTTACTGACATTATTCCCTACATTCAACCCACAGCCATTACAACTCTGAATCACAGAGATGCCGATTTGCACGGGACTGATATTATGTTACATATTCTCAGTGTTTCGGGAAGTTCTATAGATTATTTGCTGTGAATTTGTACTAGACGAACTACAGACATGACAGATTGGCTTTGGATTCTGATCCCAGAcgactagggctgcaactgtttttgttgttgattgtttTCTCAATTAATAGTTATTagttaatttataataatttgttttttggtcaGAAAATGGTAAAATCAACACACTCAAAGACACTGATCAGTGTCTTGTTATTTTCTacaacccaaagatattcagtgtaATGCCATAGAAGAGCGAAGAAACTATatgaagctggaatcagagaattttgacagcttttcattaaaaaattacTTAAACCGATTAATTGcgtatcaaaatagttgcctaTTAATTTAATAGAATAAACTTCATTGCCATTCTACAAGCTTATGTACAACAGAATTTGCAGTAATAGTTGacgactaattgattaattaaataatcTTTGAAGCTCTACAGACGATCTCTGCAATTATTTTCAAATTGGTCCCAAGGTTATACTAGTCCCTTGCGTATATAACCTGCAGTATTTTCTGAGAAATACATACTTTNNNNNNNNNNTATGTTAAAATGCTGCAGGGACTATTACATATTTTCTTCCCCCCGCTCTAACGTTTGTGTTCCCCCCCCTCTGCAGACGCAGTACTTTCAGCCTCCCTCAGTGTGTGTGAACGCAGCTGGCATCACCCAGGACGACTTCCTGCTCAACATGGACGAGGACCACTTTGACAGAGTCACCCGGGTCAACCTGAAGGTGAGCCGTGACACCCGGGCCGCACCGCCAAGCTTAGCTGAGAGAGAGCTTAGTGGGTGATCCAGTTATCTCTGGCTCAACTCTGGTTTTCTGGTTTCAGGAAGCTGGCTTGCTTTTAACTGAGGTAGATCGCCATGGGAACCATCAGCTATGCTGCAGGTTAACTTCAGAGAATCAGCTCAAAACCTGtcaacagccaatcagatcacTGGAAACACTGAGTCAGTCCTGTAGGATCCTAACAGGAACTAAAGTACTGAATATACAATGAGAGTGAGAAATATTAAAGAGCAAGAGATATTTCTGTCGGTCATATAATCATTTTGATTTTCCAgagagctttaaaaaaaacatgcggGTATATTTTGTGACACTAAATATAAGGATGACAATGAAAGCTGGTCCTTCCTATCAGTCTTGATGCTTTTAAACTCTTTTTTACGTCACTGCAGCTCAGAATAAGATGAGGCGACTTTGTGATAAGTGGACATATAAAAGAAAACTGTTATCTGTTATTAgcaatcaaaaacacacacactgttaatTAGCTCCCATAATTAAT
Above is a window of Etheostoma spectabile isolate EspeVRDwgs_2016 chromosome 14, UIUC_Espe_1.0, whole genome shotgun sequence DNA encoding:
- the hsd17b8 gene encoding (3R)-3-hydroxyacyl-CoA dehydrogenase isoform X2: MAAATRLISRLTLVTGGGSGIGRAVCQRLASEGASVVVADISEESANDTLGSLPRDLRGQAHRAAVVDVSSKESVKKLITSIQTQYFQPPSVCVNAAGITQDDFLLNMDEDHFDRVTRVNLKGSFLVIQAVAQALVACGAPKGSIVTVGSIVGKVGNIGQANYAASKAGVEGLTRTAAKELSRFGIRCNCVLPGFISTPMTDKVPEKVISKVQHAHG